A genome region from Triplophysa rosa linkage group LG24, Trosa_1v2, whole genome shotgun sequence includes the following:
- the pde3a gene encoding cGMP-inhibited 3',5'-cyclic phosphodiesterase 3A isoform X6 gives MLPQQEWDHKRGARGSQSSGTSVTVDIAVMGEAHGMISDLLADPSLPPNTCSTLRAVSNLLSTQLTFQPLHHRPRLSPLLAFSDGHTCSDSEEAVEKGERLAIPKRLRRSLPPGLLRRISSTWTTTTSATGLPTLEPAPVRRDRSASIKAPHDGSSSSLVNSDSWNNAVTLNISKNRSMSASYTASTTNHIYSKNRRGFPSSNISPLASPCHSPPVQGTPVNSPTTKSPSVELPDTELPQGDSLTTRSSHKGLTHSQSAPSSSSTHWGPPPLCSSCGRPYSKLRHRDGSIDAGERNQQSEEAVIVSSDYDFTYETNHSDTSNFAQEEEDEEGHRKPFNAPVPCGTYPPQALALSTRIPPEEKPILAPQPLVMEGLEPLMSQINNWNFPIFSLVEKTNGRCGCILSQVSYRLFVDTGLFETFKIPVREFMNYFHALENGYRDIPYHNRIHATDVLHAVWYLTTQPVPGLPTLTRVQGSLCDSDCDSGLTHERTNYLMSNTYPLEEEDYGCLSGLIPALELMALYVAAAMHDYDHPGRTNAFLVSTSAPQAVLYNDRSVLENHHAASAWNLFMSRPEYNFLVSLDHMDFKRFRFLVIEAILATDLKKHFDFLAEFNAKVGDDGCSGIDWTNENDRLLVCQMCIKLADVNGPLKCKELHLQWTEGIVNEFYEQGDEESSLGLPISPFMDRSAPQLAKLQESFITHIVGPLCSSYDSAALMPGRWVDPLPKEGMDAEEETDDEDDDDEDTPEEDTSTSSELSQKPAPKKRRKVFCQITHHLLENHEMWKKVIAEESQCQTEEEESTGLSNTPEPIDEEEEEPGSKEVSIKDQELDTMEEAEPGEEECPPPEETNEEQAEEADAETVQELEDSLKSDSATVQVDEELVAKQEETEEENTDEHPQ, from the exons ATGCTCCCTCAACAAGAATGGGACCACAAAAGAGGCGCCCGCGGATCTCAG TCTTCGGGCACCAGTGTGACGGTGGACATCGCAGTGATGGGCGAGGCCCACGGGATGATCTCAGATCTGCTGGCAGACCCCTCCCTCCCCCCTAACACGTGCAGCACCCTGCGGGCGGTAAGCAACCTGCTCAGCACCCAGCTCACCTTCCAACCGCTGCACCACCGGCCGCGCCTCAGCCCCCTGCTAGCCTTCAGCGACGGTCACACCTGCTCTGACTCCGAGGAGGCGGTAGAGAAGGGAGAGAGACTGGCCATCCCAAAG CGTTTAAGACGGAGTTTGCCTCCGGGGCTTTTGAGAAGGATTTCTTCCACGTGGACCACCACCACATCAGCCACAGGCCTTCCCACCCTCGAACCCGCGCCGGTCAGGCGAGACCGCAGTGCCAGCATCAAAGCGCCTCATGATGGCTCTTCCAGCAG TTTGGTGAACAGTGATTCATGGAATAATGCTGTAACGCTCAACATCTCCAAGAACAGGTCTATGTCTGCGTCATACACTGCCTCCACAACTAACCACATCTATAGCAAGAACCGAAGAG GTTTCCCTTCTTCCAACATCTCGCCTCTGGCTTCACCCTGCCACTCTCCTCCAGTCCAGGGCACTCCGGTGAACAGCCCGACCACCAAGAGCCCGTCGGTGGAGCTGCCTGACACAGAGCTTCCGCAGGGAGACAGCCTCACGACACGGAGCTCCCACAAAGGCTTAACCCATAGTCAGAGCGCTCCCAGCTCCAGTAGCACACACTGGGGACCGCCTCCACTCTGTAGCAG CTGTGGAAGACCGTACAGTAAGCTGAGACACCGCGACGGATCAATAGATGCAGGAGAAAGAAACCAACAGTCAG AAGAAGCAGTGATCGTATCATCAGACTATGACTTCACCTATGAGACCAACCACAGTGACACCAGCAACTTTGCACAGGAGGAGGAGGACGAGGAGGGTCACAGGAAACCCTTCAACGCCCCAGTCCCCTGCGGGACGTACCCGCCTCAGGCACTCGCACTGTCCACCCGTATACCACCAGAG GAAAAACCCATTCTGGCCCCGCAGCCGTTGGTGATGGAGGGACTCGAACCCCTCATGAGCCAGATCAACAACTGGAACTTCCCCATCTTCAGTCTGGTGGAGAAAACCAACGGCAGATGTGGCTGCATTCTCAGCCAG GTGTCCTACCGGCTGTTTGTTGATACAGGACTGTTTGAGACATTCAAGATTCCAGTGAGAGAGTTTATGAACTATTTTCACGCTCTGGAGAACGGATACAGAGACATCCCAT ATCATAACAGAATTCATGCAACAGACGTCCTCCATGCTGTTTGGTACCTCACTACCCAGCCTGTGCCTGGTTTACCCACCCTGACCCGCGTTCAGGGGTCACTCTGTGATTCGG ACTGTGACAGCGGCCTGACTCATGAACGCACAAATTACCTGATGTCCAACACGTATCCTTTAGAGGAGGAGGACTACGGCTGTTTATCCGGACTCATCCCTGCCCTTGAACTCATGGCTCTTTATGTAGCAGCGGCCATGCACGATTACGACCACCCTGGACGGACAAACGCCTTCCTGGTGTCCACCAGCGCTCCACAG GCTGTGCTTTACAATGATCGCTCAGTGCTGGAGAACCACCACGCAGCCTCCGCCTGGAATCTCTTCATGTCACGGCCTGAGTACAACTTTCTGGTCAGCCTGGACCACATGGATTTCAAACGCTTCCGCTTCCTGGTCATCGAGGCCATCCTCGCCACCGATCTGAAGAAGCACTTTGACTTTCTGGCTGAATTTAATGCCAAG GTGGGAGATGACGGTTGCTCCGGTATCGACTGGACCAATGAGAATGACCGACTCCTGGTGTGTCAGATGTGCATTAAGCTAGCGGACGTAAACGGTCCATTAAAATGCAAAGAACTTCATCTGCAGTGGACGGAGGGCATTGTCAATGAGTTCTACGAGCAG GGTGACGAAGAATCCAGCCTAGGCCTTCCCATCAGCCCCTTCATGGATCGCTCGGCACCTCAGCTGGCCAAACTACAGGAGTCCTTCATCACACACATTGTAGGACCTCTGTGCAGCTCGTACGACTCTGCTGCCCTCATGCCCGGCCGCTGGGTCGACCCTTTGCCCAAAGAGGGCATGGATGCTGAAGAAGAGACAGATGACGAAGACGATGACGATGAGGACACACCGGAGGAAGACACCTCCACCAGTTCAGAACTGTCCC AGAAACCAGCACCCAAGAAACGCAGGAAAGTTTTCTGCCAGATCACCCATCACCTGCTGGAGAACCACGAGatgtggaagaaagtcattgCTGAAGAGTCTCAATGCCAAACGGAAGAGGAGGAGTCCACGGGCCTCAGCAACACCCCCGAGCCGATCGACGAAGAAGAGGAGGAGCCGGGAAGCAAAGAGGTGTCAATAAAGGACCAGGAGCTGGACACTATGGAGGAGGCGGAGCCAGGAGAGGAGGAATGTCCTCCACCTGAAGAGACAAACGAAGAACAGGCGGAGGAAGCAGATGCCGAGACTGTACAGGAACTGGAGGATTCTCTGAAGTCAGACTCAGCAACCGTACAAGTAGATGAAGAGCTGGTGGCAAAACAGGAGGAAACGGAAGAAGAAAATACAGACGAGCATCCACAATGA
- the pde3a gene encoding cGMP-inhibited 3',5'-cyclic phosphodiesterase 3A isoform X5: protein MKRVLMLPQQEWDHKRGARGSQSSGTSVTVDIAVMGEAHGMISDLLADPSLPPNTCSTLRAVSNLLSTQLTFQPLHHRPRLSPLLAFSDGHTCSDSEEAVEKGERLAIPKRLRRSLPPGLLRRISSTWTTTTSATGLPTLEPAPVRRDRSASIKAPHDGSSSSLVNSDSWNNAVTLNISKNRSMSASYTASTTNHIYSKNRRGFPSSNISPLASPCHSPPVQGTPVNSPTTKSPSVELPDTELPQGDSLTTRSSHKGLTHSQSAPSSSSTHWGPPPLCSSCGRPYSKLRHRDGSIDAGERNQQSEEAVIVSSDYDFTYETNHSDTSNFAQEEEDEEGHRKPFNAPVPCGTYPPQALALSTRIPPEEKPILAPQPLVMEGLEPLMSQINNWNFPIFSLVEKTNGRCGCILSQVSYRLFVDTGLFETFKIPVREFMNYFHALENGYRDIPYHNRIHATDVLHAVWYLTTQPVPGLPTLTRVQGSLCDSDCDSGLTHERTNYLMSNTYPLEEEDYGCLSGLIPALELMALYVAAAMHDYDHPGRTNAFLVSTSAPQAVLYNDRSVLENHHAASAWNLFMSRPEYNFLVSLDHMDFKRFRFLVIEAILATDLKKHFDFLAEFNAKVGDDGCSGIDWTNENDRLLVCQMCIKLADVNGPLKCKELHLQWTEGIVNEFYEQGDEESSLGLPISPFMDRSAPQLAKLQESFITHIVGPLCSSYDSAALMPGRWVDPLPKEGMDAEEETDDEDDDDEDTPEEDTSTSSELSQKPAPKKRRKVFCQITHHLLENHEMWKKVIAEESQCQTEEEESTGLSNTPEPIDEEEEEPGSKEVSIKDQELDTMEEAEPGEEECPPPEETNEEQAEEADAETVQELEDSLKSDSATVQVDEELVAKQEETEEENTDEHPQ, encoded by the exons ATGCTCCCTCAACAAGAATGGGACCACAAAAGAGGCGCCCGCGGATCTCAG TCTTCGGGCACCAGTGTGACGGTGGACATCGCAGTGATGGGCGAGGCCCACGGGATGATCTCAGATCTGCTGGCAGACCCCTCCCTCCCCCCTAACACGTGCAGCACCCTGCGGGCGGTAAGCAACCTGCTCAGCACCCAGCTCACCTTCCAACCGCTGCACCACCGGCCGCGCCTCAGCCCCCTGCTAGCCTTCAGCGACGGTCACACCTGCTCTGACTCCGAGGAGGCGGTAGAGAAGGGAGAGAGACTGGCCATCCCAAAG CGTTTAAGACGGAGTTTGCCTCCGGGGCTTTTGAGAAGGATTTCTTCCACGTGGACCACCACCACATCAGCCACAGGCCTTCCCACCCTCGAACCCGCGCCGGTCAGGCGAGACCGCAGTGCCAGCATCAAAGCGCCTCATGATGGCTCTTCCAGCAG TTTGGTGAACAGTGATTCATGGAATAATGCTGTAACGCTCAACATCTCCAAGAACAGGTCTATGTCTGCGTCATACACTGCCTCCACAACTAACCACATCTATAGCAAGAACCGAAGAG GTTTCCCTTCTTCCAACATCTCGCCTCTGGCTTCACCCTGCCACTCTCCTCCAGTCCAGGGCACTCCGGTGAACAGCCCGACCACCAAGAGCCCGTCGGTGGAGCTGCCTGACACAGAGCTTCCGCAGGGAGACAGCCTCACGACACGGAGCTCCCACAAAGGCTTAACCCATAGTCAGAGCGCTCCCAGCTCCAGTAGCACACACTGGGGACCGCCTCCACTCTGTAGCAG CTGTGGAAGACCGTACAGTAAGCTGAGACACCGCGACGGATCAATAGATGCAGGAGAAAGAAACCAACAGTCAG AAGAAGCAGTGATCGTATCATCAGACTATGACTTCACCTATGAGACCAACCACAGTGACACCAGCAACTTTGCACAGGAGGAGGAGGACGAGGAGGGTCACAGGAAACCCTTCAACGCCCCAGTCCCCTGCGGGACGTACCCGCCTCAGGCACTCGCACTGTCCACCCGTATACCACCAGAG GAAAAACCCATTCTGGCCCCGCAGCCGTTGGTGATGGAGGGACTCGAACCCCTCATGAGCCAGATCAACAACTGGAACTTCCCCATCTTCAGTCTGGTGGAGAAAACCAACGGCAGATGTGGCTGCATTCTCAGCCAG GTGTCCTACCGGCTGTTTGTTGATACAGGACTGTTTGAGACATTCAAGATTCCAGTGAGAGAGTTTATGAACTATTTTCACGCTCTGGAGAACGGATACAGAGACATCCCAT ATCATAACAGAATTCATGCAACAGACGTCCTCCATGCTGTTTGGTACCTCACTACCCAGCCTGTGCCTGGTTTACCCACCCTGACCCGCGTTCAGGGGTCACTCTGTGATTCGG ACTGTGACAGCGGCCTGACTCATGAACGCACAAATTACCTGATGTCCAACACGTATCCTTTAGAGGAGGAGGACTACGGCTGTTTATCCGGACTCATCCCTGCCCTTGAACTCATGGCTCTTTATGTAGCAGCGGCCATGCACGATTACGACCACCCTGGACGGACAAACGCCTTCCTGGTGTCCACCAGCGCTCCACAG GCTGTGCTTTACAATGATCGCTCAGTGCTGGAGAACCACCACGCAGCCTCCGCCTGGAATCTCTTCATGTCACGGCCTGAGTACAACTTTCTGGTCAGCCTGGACCACATGGATTTCAAACGCTTCCGCTTCCTGGTCATCGAGGCCATCCTCGCCACCGATCTGAAGAAGCACTTTGACTTTCTGGCTGAATTTAATGCCAAG GTGGGAGATGACGGTTGCTCCGGTATCGACTGGACCAATGAGAATGACCGACTCCTGGTGTGTCAGATGTGCATTAAGCTAGCGGACGTAAACGGTCCATTAAAATGCAAAGAACTTCATCTGCAGTGGACGGAGGGCATTGTCAATGAGTTCTACGAGCAG GGTGACGAAGAATCCAGCCTAGGCCTTCCCATCAGCCCCTTCATGGATCGCTCGGCACCTCAGCTGGCCAAACTACAGGAGTCCTTCATCACACACATTGTAGGACCTCTGTGCAGCTCGTACGACTCTGCTGCCCTCATGCCCGGCCGCTGGGTCGACCCTTTGCCCAAAGAGGGCATGGATGCTGAAGAAGAGACAGATGACGAAGACGATGACGATGAGGACACACCGGAGGAAGACACCTCCACCAGTTCAGAACTGTCCC AGAAACCAGCACCCAAGAAACGCAGGAAAGTTTTCTGCCAGATCACCCATCACCTGCTGGAGAACCACGAGatgtggaagaaagtcattgCTGAAGAGTCTCAATGCCAAACGGAAGAGGAGGAGTCCACGGGCCTCAGCAACACCCCCGAGCCGATCGACGAAGAAGAGGAGGAGCCGGGAAGCAAAGAGGTGTCAATAAAGGACCAGGAGCTGGACACTATGGAGGAGGCGGAGCCAGGAGAGGAGGAATGTCCTCCACCTGAAGAGACAAACGAAGAACAGGCGGAGGAAGCAGATGCCGAGACTGTACAGGAACTGGAGGATTCTCTGAAGTCAGACTCAGCAACCGTACAAGTAGATGAAGAGCTGGTGGCAAAACAGGAGGAAACGGAAGAAGAAAATACAGACGAGCATCCACAATGA
- the pde3a gene encoding cGMP-inhibited 3',5'-cyclic phosphodiesterase 3A isoform X4, translating into MKMLKLYEMLPQQEWDHKRGARGSQSSGTSVTVDIAVMGEAHGMISDLLADPSLPPNTCSTLRAVSNLLSTQLTFQPLHHRPRLSPLLAFSDGHTCSDSEEAVEKGERLAIPKRLRRSLPPGLLRRISSTWTTTTSATGLPTLEPAPVRRDRSASIKAPHDGSSSSLVNSDSWNNAVTLNISKNRSMSASYTASTTNHIYSKNRRGFPSSNISPLASPCHSPPVQGTPVNSPTTKSPSVELPDTELPQGDSLTTRSSHKGLTHSQSAPSSSSTHWGPPPLCSSCGRPYSKLRHRDGSIDAGERNQQSEEAVIVSSDYDFTYETNHSDTSNFAQEEEDEEGHRKPFNAPVPCGTYPPQALALSTRIPPEEKPILAPQPLVMEGLEPLMSQINNWNFPIFSLVEKTNGRCGCILSQVSYRLFVDTGLFETFKIPVREFMNYFHALENGYRDIPYHNRIHATDVLHAVWYLTTQPVPGLPTLTRVQGSLCDSDCDSGLTHERTNYLMSNTYPLEEEDYGCLSGLIPALELMALYVAAAMHDYDHPGRTNAFLVSTSAPQAVLYNDRSVLENHHAASAWNLFMSRPEYNFLVSLDHMDFKRFRFLVIEAILATDLKKHFDFLAEFNAKVGDDGCSGIDWTNENDRLLVCQMCIKLADVNGPLKCKELHLQWTEGIVNEFYEQGDEESSLGLPISPFMDRSAPQLAKLQESFITHIVGPLCSSYDSAALMPGRWVDPLPKEGMDAEEETDDEDDDDEDTPEEDTSTSSELSQKPAPKKRRKVFCQITHHLLENHEMWKKVIAEESQCQTEEEESTGLSNTPEPIDEEEEEPGSKEVSIKDQELDTMEEAEPGEEECPPPEETNEEQAEEADAETVQELEDSLKSDSATVQVDEELVAKQEETEEENTDEHPQ; encoded by the exons ATGCTCCCTCAACAAGAATGGGACCACAAAAGAGGCGCCCGCGGATCTCAG TCTTCGGGCACCAGTGTGACGGTGGACATCGCAGTGATGGGCGAGGCCCACGGGATGATCTCAGATCTGCTGGCAGACCCCTCCCTCCCCCCTAACACGTGCAGCACCCTGCGGGCGGTAAGCAACCTGCTCAGCACCCAGCTCACCTTCCAACCGCTGCACCACCGGCCGCGCCTCAGCCCCCTGCTAGCCTTCAGCGACGGTCACACCTGCTCTGACTCCGAGGAGGCGGTAGAGAAGGGAGAGAGACTGGCCATCCCAAAG CGTTTAAGACGGAGTTTGCCTCCGGGGCTTTTGAGAAGGATTTCTTCCACGTGGACCACCACCACATCAGCCACAGGCCTTCCCACCCTCGAACCCGCGCCGGTCAGGCGAGACCGCAGTGCCAGCATCAAAGCGCCTCATGATGGCTCTTCCAGCAG TTTGGTGAACAGTGATTCATGGAATAATGCTGTAACGCTCAACATCTCCAAGAACAGGTCTATGTCTGCGTCATACACTGCCTCCACAACTAACCACATCTATAGCAAGAACCGAAGAG GTTTCCCTTCTTCCAACATCTCGCCTCTGGCTTCACCCTGCCACTCTCCTCCAGTCCAGGGCACTCCGGTGAACAGCCCGACCACCAAGAGCCCGTCGGTGGAGCTGCCTGACACAGAGCTTCCGCAGGGAGACAGCCTCACGACACGGAGCTCCCACAAAGGCTTAACCCATAGTCAGAGCGCTCCCAGCTCCAGTAGCACACACTGGGGACCGCCTCCACTCTGTAGCAG CTGTGGAAGACCGTACAGTAAGCTGAGACACCGCGACGGATCAATAGATGCAGGAGAAAGAAACCAACAGTCAG AAGAAGCAGTGATCGTATCATCAGACTATGACTTCACCTATGAGACCAACCACAGTGACACCAGCAACTTTGCACAGGAGGAGGAGGACGAGGAGGGTCACAGGAAACCCTTCAACGCCCCAGTCCCCTGCGGGACGTACCCGCCTCAGGCACTCGCACTGTCCACCCGTATACCACCAGAG GAAAAACCCATTCTGGCCCCGCAGCCGTTGGTGATGGAGGGACTCGAACCCCTCATGAGCCAGATCAACAACTGGAACTTCCCCATCTTCAGTCTGGTGGAGAAAACCAACGGCAGATGTGGCTGCATTCTCAGCCAG GTGTCCTACCGGCTGTTTGTTGATACAGGACTGTTTGAGACATTCAAGATTCCAGTGAGAGAGTTTATGAACTATTTTCACGCTCTGGAGAACGGATACAGAGACATCCCAT ATCATAACAGAATTCATGCAACAGACGTCCTCCATGCTGTTTGGTACCTCACTACCCAGCCTGTGCCTGGTTTACCCACCCTGACCCGCGTTCAGGGGTCACTCTGTGATTCGG ACTGTGACAGCGGCCTGACTCATGAACGCACAAATTACCTGATGTCCAACACGTATCCTTTAGAGGAGGAGGACTACGGCTGTTTATCCGGACTCATCCCTGCCCTTGAACTCATGGCTCTTTATGTAGCAGCGGCCATGCACGATTACGACCACCCTGGACGGACAAACGCCTTCCTGGTGTCCACCAGCGCTCCACAG GCTGTGCTTTACAATGATCGCTCAGTGCTGGAGAACCACCACGCAGCCTCCGCCTGGAATCTCTTCATGTCACGGCCTGAGTACAACTTTCTGGTCAGCCTGGACCACATGGATTTCAAACGCTTCCGCTTCCTGGTCATCGAGGCCATCCTCGCCACCGATCTGAAGAAGCACTTTGACTTTCTGGCTGAATTTAATGCCAAG GTGGGAGATGACGGTTGCTCCGGTATCGACTGGACCAATGAGAATGACCGACTCCTGGTGTGTCAGATGTGCATTAAGCTAGCGGACGTAAACGGTCCATTAAAATGCAAAGAACTTCATCTGCAGTGGACGGAGGGCATTGTCAATGAGTTCTACGAGCAG GGTGACGAAGAATCCAGCCTAGGCCTTCCCATCAGCCCCTTCATGGATCGCTCGGCACCTCAGCTGGCCAAACTACAGGAGTCCTTCATCACACACATTGTAGGACCTCTGTGCAGCTCGTACGACTCTGCTGCCCTCATGCCCGGCCGCTGGGTCGACCCTTTGCCCAAAGAGGGCATGGATGCTGAAGAAGAGACAGATGACGAAGACGATGACGATGAGGACACACCGGAGGAAGACACCTCCACCAGTTCAGAACTGTCCC AGAAACCAGCACCCAAGAAACGCAGGAAAGTTTTCTGCCAGATCACCCATCACCTGCTGGAGAACCACGAGatgtggaagaaagtcattgCTGAAGAGTCTCAATGCCAAACGGAAGAGGAGGAGTCCACGGGCCTCAGCAACACCCCCGAGCCGATCGACGAAGAAGAGGAGGAGCCGGGAAGCAAAGAGGTGTCAATAAAGGACCAGGAGCTGGACACTATGGAGGAGGCGGAGCCAGGAGAGGAGGAATGTCCTCCACCTGAAGAGACAAACGAAGAACAGGCGGAGGAAGCAGATGCCGAGACTGTACAGGAACTGGAGGATTCTCTGAAGTCAGACTCAGCAACCGTACAAGTAGATGAAGAGCTGGTGGCAAAACAGGAGGAAACGGAAGAAGAAAATACAGACGAGCATCCACAATGA